In Streptomyces sp. 840.1, one DNA window encodes the following:
- a CDS encoding sialate:H+ symport family MFS transporter, which produces MQTTSPPALPWYRQVSRTQWKSFFAAWIGYVLDGFDFVLITLVLTEISDEFGLSTVQAASLISGAFITRWLGGAVLGAIGDRYGRKLSMVLSILLYSVGTFACGFAWNYHSLFAARLAIGMGMAGEYSASSTYVMESWPAGMRSRASGFLISGFSVGSVLAAQVYNWVVPSLGWRWMFYLGLVPIAIALWMRRSLPEAEEWTESVAEKGARPHPFAPLFATRARATVNTVLVVIATASLFLVFTPGGASMVPVLSVIAGLSLAAFAVQLGGKRSWVLYLSMIVTLFFAFLYSWPIQALLPTYLKTELGYTTDQVTDVLYFAGFGTMAGCWAAGFLGDRIGTKKAYALTLLASLAFVYPVFAVQNNLLLLGMLLFLLQATSFGISGLLPRYIGGHFPTASRGAALGFTYNVGALGGAVAPVLGAHLASGMDLGRALAVLTFAGTVIVVLLVGFDVPARLNRLTDPDSAPDHLAAGTARADPARAPVQG; this is translated from the coding sequence GTGCAGACCACATCACCCCCCGCGCTCCCCTGGTACCGCCAGGTCAGCCGCACCCAGTGGAAGTCCTTCTTCGCCGCCTGGATCGGCTACGTGCTCGACGGCTTCGACTTCGTGCTGATCACCCTCGTCCTGACGGAGATCAGCGACGAGTTCGGCCTGAGCACGGTGCAGGCGGCCAGCCTGATCTCCGGCGCGTTCATCACCCGCTGGCTGGGCGGGGCGGTCCTCGGCGCCATCGGTGACCGGTACGGACGCAAGCTCTCCATGGTGCTGAGCATCCTGCTGTACTCGGTGGGAACGTTCGCCTGCGGGTTCGCCTGGAACTACCACAGCCTGTTCGCCGCCCGGCTGGCCATCGGCATGGGCATGGCCGGTGAGTACAGCGCCAGCTCCACGTACGTCATGGAGAGCTGGCCCGCCGGAATGCGCAGCCGGGCCAGCGGCTTCCTGATCTCCGGCTTCTCGGTCGGCTCGGTGCTCGCCGCCCAGGTCTACAACTGGGTGGTCCCCTCGCTCGGCTGGCGCTGGATGTTCTACCTGGGCCTCGTCCCGATCGCCATCGCGCTGTGGATGCGGCGCTCGCTGCCGGAGGCCGAGGAGTGGACGGAGTCCGTGGCGGAGAAGGGCGCCAGGCCCCATCCGTTCGCGCCGCTGTTCGCCACCCGCGCACGGGCCACCGTCAACACGGTGCTGGTCGTCATCGCCACGGCCTCGCTGTTCCTGGTCTTCACGCCCGGCGGCGCCTCGATGGTGCCGGTGCTCTCGGTGATCGCCGGCCTCTCGCTCGCCGCGTTCGCCGTGCAGCTGGGCGGGAAGCGGAGCTGGGTGCTGTATCTGTCGATGATCGTCACGCTGTTCTTCGCGTTCCTGTACTCCTGGCCGATCCAGGCCCTGCTGCCGACCTACCTGAAGACGGAGCTGGGCTACACCACGGACCAGGTCACCGACGTCCTGTACTTCGCGGGCTTCGGCACCATGGCCGGCTGCTGGGCGGCGGGCTTCCTGGGCGACCGGATCGGCACGAAGAAGGCGTACGCGCTGACCCTGCTGGCCTCGCTCGCCTTCGTCTACCCGGTGTTCGCCGTGCAGAACAACCTGCTGCTGCTCGGCATGCTGCTCTTCCTCCTCCAGGCCACGAGCTTCGGCATCTCCGGACTGCTGCCGCGCTACATCGGCGGCCATTTCCCGACGGCGAGCCGGGGCGCCGCACTCGGCTTCACCTACAACGTGGGCGCCCTCGGCGGCGCGGTCGCCCCGGTCCTGGGCGCGCACCTCGCCTCCGGTATGGACCTGGGCCGGGCACTGGCGGTGCTGACGTTCGCGGGCACGGTGATCGTGGTGCTGCTGGTCGGCTTCGACGTGCCGGCCCGGCTGAACCGCCTGACGGACCCGGACTCGGCGCCGGACCACCTGGCGGCGGGGACGGCGCGGGCGGATCCGGCACGGGCGCCGGTTCAGGGGTAG
- a CDS encoding N-acetylmannosamine-6-phosphate 2-epimerase — MTAQELAAALEGKLIVSCQAPPGDPMRETATLVRLARSAAAGGGCAIRANEPAVVAAIVASVGLPVIGLWKDGDTGVYITPTVRHALAVAEAGAAVVAADATGRPRPDGSAFADLVEAVHAAGALVMADVSTFEEGVTAAAQGADFVSTTLSGYVPGTPKQNGPDLGLVAALSAAIDVPVVAEGRINTPEDAAEALRRGAHSVVVGTAITAPTALTARFVAAIARP, encoded by the coding sequence ATGACTGCTCAGGAACTCGCCGCCGCGCTCGAGGGCAAGCTGATCGTGTCCTGCCAGGCCCCGCCCGGCGACCCGATGCGGGAGACCGCGACACTGGTGCGCCTCGCGCGGTCGGCGGCCGCCGGCGGCGGCTGCGCGATCCGGGCCAACGAGCCCGCGGTCGTCGCCGCGATCGTGGCGTCCGTCGGCCTGCCGGTCATCGGCCTGTGGAAGGACGGCGACACCGGCGTCTACATCACGCCGACCGTCCGGCACGCCCTGGCGGTGGCCGAGGCCGGTGCGGCCGTGGTCGCCGCCGACGCCACCGGCCGGCCGCGCCCGGACGGCTCGGCGTTCGCGGACCTCGTCGAGGCGGTCCACGCGGCCGGCGCGCTGGTCATGGCCGACGTCTCCACGTTCGAGGAGGGCGTCACGGCGGCCGCGCAGGGCGCCGACTTCGTCTCCACGACCCTCTCCGGCTACGTGCCCGGCACCCCGAAGCAGAACGGCCCCGATCTCGGGCTGGTCGCCGCGCTGTCCGCCGCGATCGACGTCCCGGTCGTCGCCGAGGGCCGTATCAACACCCCCGAGGACGCGGCCGAGGCGCTGCGGCGCGGCGCGCACAGCGTCGTCGTCGGCACCGCCATCACCGCCCCCACGGCCCTGACCGCCCGCTTCGTCGCAGCCATCGCCCGGCCCTGA
- a CDS encoding ROK family protein, producing MTTKARTPPAGRPVVGLDLGGTKIAAALLGADGTVLARHSRPTPARAGAAAVLDALAAAAAEVDPARAAAVLGIAAAGVIDPRTGMVTSATDSILGWAGTALGTGLADRTGYPVACDNDVRATAGPELAELRAAGREHGSLLFAAIGTGVGGAIAVDGRMLHGASGIAGHLGHLPSPEAAGLPCTCGATGHLEVIASGPGIAAHYERLTGAPVDRLETVAVRAARGDTDAVSAITTGAAAAGHVLGGLANALGPDRVVVGGGVPQIGALYESALRTAFAAELMAPLRGLVPRTPLLGHDAAVLGAAALTTTLPLHHPGAHR from the coding sequence ATGACCACGAAAGCCCGGACGCCACCGGCCGGGCGGCCGGTCGTGGGCCTCGACCTCGGCGGTACGAAGATCGCGGCCGCGCTCCTCGGCGCCGACGGCACGGTCCTGGCCCGGCACAGCCGCCCCACCCCGGCCCGTGCCGGTGCGGCGGCGGTGCTCGACGCGCTCGCCGCCGCCGCGGCCGAGGTCGATCCCGCCAGGGCCGCCGCGGTGCTCGGCATCGCGGCGGCCGGGGTGATCGATCCCCGCACCGGCATGGTCACCAGCGCCACCGACTCCATCCTCGGCTGGGCCGGCACCGCCCTGGGCACCGGCCTCGCCGACCGCACCGGATACCCGGTGGCCTGCGACAACGACGTACGCGCCACGGCCGGCCCGGAACTCGCCGAGCTGCGCGCGGCCGGCCGGGAACACGGCTCGCTGCTCTTCGCCGCCATCGGCACCGGGGTCGGCGGTGCGATCGCCGTCGACGGGCGGATGCTGCACGGCGCGTCCGGCATCGCCGGGCACCTCGGCCATCTGCCCAGCCCGGAGGCGGCCGGGCTGCCCTGCACCTGCGGCGCCACCGGCCACCTGGAGGTCATCGCCTCCGGCCCCGGTATCGCCGCCCATTACGAGCGGCTGACCGGCGCCCCGGTGGACCGGCTGGAGACGGTCGCCGTGCGCGCCGCGCGGGGCGACACCGACGCGGTGTCCGCCATCACCACCGGCGCGGCCGCCGCGGGCCATGTGCTCGGCGGACTCGCCAACGCCCTCGGCCCCGACCGGGTCGTCGTCGGCGGCGGCGTCCCGCAGATCGGCGCCCTGTACGAGAGCGCCCTGCGCACCGCGTTCGCCGCCGAGCTGATGGCACCGCTGCGCGGGCTCGTACCCCGCACGCCGCTCCTCGGCCACGACGCAGCCGTGCTCGGGGCCGCCGCCCTGACCACCACCCTTCCCCTCCACCACCCCGGAGCCCACCGATGA
- a CDS encoding dihydrodipicolinate synthase family protein — MSLTAPLHGVVPPVCTPLDARGEVDTNSLARLVEHLIGGGVHGLFALGSTSEVAYLTDGQRASVLETVVNATDGRVPVLAGVIDTTTARVTEHARSAARLGADALVATAPFYTRTHGKEIAGHFRRLRAEVDLPLFAYDIPVAVHSKLSAALVRELAEDGTLAGLKDSSGDEGGLRRLIVGLGGREGRAHGPVPGFSVLTGSELTVDAALLAGADGVVPGIGNVDPAGYVRLYEAARAGNWTLAAEEQERLVELFAMVDAGPETDMGRSSSALGSFKSALRLLGVIDCGDTAFPQIQLSAESVALVSGLLRAAGLPPVR; from the coding sequence ATGTCTCTGACCGCACCGCTGCACGGCGTAGTTCCGCCGGTCTGCACCCCGCTCGACGCCCGCGGGGAGGTCGACACCAACTCCCTCGCCCGGCTCGTCGAGCACCTCATCGGCGGGGGCGTGCACGGGCTCTTCGCCCTCGGGTCCACCAGCGAGGTCGCCTACCTCACCGACGGCCAGCGCGCCTCGGTCCTGGAAACCGTGGTCAACGCGACAGACGGCCGGGTCCCGGTGCTGGCCGGGGTCATCGACACCACCACGGCCCGGGTCACCGAGCACGCCAGGTCCGCCGCGCGCCTTGGCGCCGACGCCCTGGTCGCGACCGCGCCGTTCTACACCCGCACCCACGGCAAGGAGATCGCCGGGCACTTCCGCCGGCTGCGCGCCGAGGTGGACCTGCCGCTGTTCGCGTACGACATCCCGGTCGCCGTGCACAGCAAACTGTCCGCGGCGCTGGTCCGCGAACTCGCCGAGGACGGCACCCTGGCCGGGCTCAAGGACAGCAGCGGCGACGAGGGCGGGCTGCGCCGGCTCATCGTCGGGCTCGGCGGCCGCGAGGGCCGCGCGCACGGTCCGGTACCCGGGTTCAGCGTCCTCACCGGCTCCGAACTGACCGTGGACGCGGCCCTGCTGGCCGGCGCCGACGGCGTCGTCCCCGGGATCGGCAACGTGGACCCGGCCGGCTACGTACGGCTCTACGAGGCCGCGCGGGCCGGGAACTGGACGCTGGCCGCCGAGGAGCAGGAACGGCTCGTCGAGCTGTTCGCCATGGTCGACGCCGGCCCCGAGACGGACATGGGCCGCAGCTCATCGGCGCTCGGCTCGTTCAAGTCGGCGCTCCGGCTGCTGGGCGTCATCGACTGCGGCGACACCGCGTTCCCGCAGATCCAGCTGTCCGCCGAGTCCGTCGCGCTGGTCTCCGGACTGCTGCGCGCCGCCGGTCTGCCGCCGGTCCGATGA
- a CDS encoding FadR/GntR family transcriptional regulator: MARPTMAQDIERRIKELILERRLAPGDALPTETELMDLFGAGRVSVREALKSLQAVNVVEIRRGFGTFVGSLSLAPFAEGLAFRAAVRHGQGEPGLAELMKVREALETGLVGAVAAGVPGEDLDVLRALVTKMEEEAGAGRVARATDRAFHLALYASLDNHLLSEVLDAFWAAMDRVREDLDDGHQDAWVTCAQHHEIVEAVAAADGLRAVRAMRTHFDGIRTRLMPG, from the coding sequence GTGGCGCGGCCCACCATGGCTCAGGACATCGAGCGAAGGATCAAGGAACTGATCCTGGAACGCCGGCTCGCGCCGGGCGACGCGCTGCCCACCGAGACCGAGCTGATGGACCTCTTCGGTGCCGGGCGGGTGTCGGTGCGCGAGGCGCTCAAGTCGCTCCAGGCGGTCAACGTCGTCGAGATCCGGCGCGGGTTCGGCACCTTCGTCGGCTCGCTCTCGCTGGCACCGTTCGCGGAGGGGCTCGCCTTCCGGGCCGCCGTCCGCCACGGGCAGGGCGAGCCCGGTCTCGCCGAGCTGATGAAGGTGCGCGAGGCTCTGGAGACCGGACTGGTGGGCGCCGTCGCGGCCGGGGTCCCGGGCGAGGACCTCGACGTGCTGCGCGCACTGGTGACGAAGATGGAGGAGGAGGCGGGCGCCGGCCGGGTCGCCCGCGCCACCGACCGGGCCTTCCACCTCGCGCTCTACGCCTCGCTCGACAACCACCTGCTCAGTGAGGTGCTCGACGCCTTCTGGGCGGCGATGGACCGGGTCCGCGAGGACCTCGACGACGGCCACCAGGACGCGTGGGTCACCTGCGCCCAGCACCACGAGATCGTCGAGGCGGTGGCGGCCGCCGACGGACTGCGCGCGGTCAGGGCGATGCGCACCCACTTCGACGGCATCCGCACCCGGCTCATGCCCGGCTGA
- a CDS encoding response regulator transcription factor, with amino-acid sequence MTAARILVVEDDHGLRDVLARGLRDENFDVVTATDGASALRTADESVHAVVLDIGLPDSDGRDVCQAMRGAGIAVPVIFLTAHGNLTDRLSGFAAGGDDYLVKPFHLSELAARVRAVLHRAGHTQALSDTTGTVRLDPVRHEFTVRERPVALTPTEFRLLARLLAEPGKVVPRRTLVRTAWSEGAQVSDNTLDQYLARLRRKLREADSPSTISTARGVGYRFG; translated from the coding sequence ATGACCGCTGCCCGCATTCTCGTCGTCGAGGACGACCACGGACTACGCGATGTCCTGGCCCGGGGGCTGCGCGACGAGAACTTCGACGTCGTGACCGCCACCGACGGCGCCTCGGCGCTCAGGACCGCCGACGAATCGGTCCACGCGGTCGTGCTCGACATCGGCCTGCCGGACTCCGACGGGCGTGACGTGTGCCAGGCGATGCGCGGGGCGGGCATCGCCGTGCCCGTGATCTTCCTGACCGCGCACGGAAACCTCACCGACCGGCTCTCGGGTTTCGCCGCCGGTGGCGACGACTACCTCGTCAAGCCGTTCCACCTGAGCGAGCTGGCCGCACGCGTACGCGCGGTGCTCCATCGCGCCGGCCACACCCAGGCACTCAGCGACACCACCGGTACGGTACGGCTCGACCCGGTGCGCCATGAATTCACCGTGCGGGAGCGGCCCGTGGCACTCACACCCACCGAGTTCCGGCTCCTGGCACGTCTCCTGGCAGAGCCCGGGAAGGTGGTACCGCGCCGCACCCTCGTACGCACCGCCTGGTCCGAGGGCGCCCAGGTCAGCGACAACACCCTGGACCAGTATCTGGCCCGGCTGCGGCGCAAACTGCGCGAGGCCGACAGCCCCAGCACCATCAGCACGGCCCGTGGCGTCGGCTACCGCTTCGGATGA
- a CDS encoding ATP-binding protein produces the protein MALATSALWIGVLTTVFNLALDQRLHAQADDVLRTRAQAVAATVDVRSDGTFAVREPTEDGALDAGVWIFRGDTVIEEPPGSPAALDTRAQHLAGRGEAFADAQGPGPWRLYAFPLHVPASQGRTAAQAGTVVSALSLDPYRNTAESALVGSIALAALLLATFYLLTRLAVRRALRPVAAMSDQATRWSAAGAPERFGREGRPTELAAFATSLDALLDRLAAVLRHEQQQAAELSHELRTPLSRITAETDWLRARPRSEQEAAGSLEAIAGAATRMRQICDSLLSEVRTRNAQTPGRCGFPEIGHHLARLHAAHGPATAPEVTVVTDEDDSRAGGTPSQIGLGVSQEVAERILLPLLDNARRYAARSITISCAAREGAVTVYVADDGPGVPAAFAAALFEPGRRADPGDGHDGAGLGLALARRLARAAGGDIALDPEAPGARFEVTLPAG, from the coding sequence ATGGCTCTCGCCACCAGCGCGCTGTGGATTGGGGTCCTGACCACCGTGTTCAATCTGGCCCTGGACCAGCGGCTGCACGCTCAGGCGGACGACGTCCTGCGCACCCGGGCCCAGGCCGTGGCGGCCACGGTGGACGTACGCTCCGACGGCACGTTCGCCGTTCGTGAGCCCACCGAGGACGGGGCCCTGGACGCCGGGGTCTGGATCTTCCGGGGCGACACGGTGATCGAGGAGCCCCCGGGCTCACCGGCGGCCCTCGACACCCGGGCACAACACCTGGCGGGCCGCGGCGAGGCGTTCGCCGACGCCCAGGGCCCCGGTCCCTGGCGGCTGTACGCCTTCCCCCTCCACGTCCCCGCTTCCCAGGGCCGCACCGCCGCGCAGGCCGGCACCGTGGTGAGCGCGCTGAGCCTCGATCCGTACCGCAACACCGCCGAGAGCGCTCTGGTCGGGTCCATCGCCCTGGCCGCACTCCTGCTGGCGACGTTCTACCTGCTGACGCGTCTCGCGGTGCGGCGGGCGCTGCGGCCCGTCGCCGCGATGAGCGACCAGGCGACGCGGTGGAGCGCCGCGGGCGCACCGGAGCGCTTCGGCCGGGAGGGCCGCCCCACCGAACTCGCCGCGTTCGCCACCAGCCTCGACGCGCTCCTCGACCGGCTGGCCGCGGTGCTGCGCCACGAGCAGCAGCAGGCCGCCGAACTCTCCCACGAACTGCGCACTCCGCTGTCCAGGATCACCGCGGAGACGGACTGGCTCAGGGCCCGGCCGCGCAGCGAACAGGAAGCGGCGGGCTCGCTGGAGGCCATCGCCGGGGCCGCTACGAGGATGCGGCAGATCTGCGACTCCCTGCTCTCCGAAGTCAGGACCCGCAACGCGCAGACCCCCGGCCGCTGCGGCTTCCCGGAGATCGGCCATCACCTCGCCCGGCTCCACGCCGCCCACGGCCCCGCGACGGCCCCCGAGGTGACGGTCGTGACAGACGAGGACGACTCCCGCGCCGGCGGCACGCCCTCGCAGATCGGCCTCGGCGTCTCGCAAGAGGTCGCCGAGCGGATCCTGCTTCCGCTGCTGGACAACGCCCGCCGCTACGCCGCCCGGTCGATCACCATCAGCTGCGCCGCTCGCGAAGGGGCGGTCACGGTGTACGTCGCCGATGACGGCCCGGGGGTGCCCGCGGCGTTCGCCGCCGCGCTCTTCGAACCGGGCCGCCGCGCCGACCCCGGGGACGGACACGACGGCGCGGGCCTGGGACTGGCCCTGGCCCGTCGCCTCGCCCGCGCCGCCGGCGGCGACATCGCCCTCGACCCCGAGGCGCCCGGCGCGCGCTTCGAGGTCACCCTTCCCGCGGGCTGA
- a CDS encoding DUF6056 family protein — protein sequence MGAGEAPGYARAPEARGPRAVPWAYVLSLFPLGLLVTAAYFARWVRPSGDEWCFLPVIRDHGLSGMVGKFYFDNNGRVVNGVLVWLYGRSGVPGQQWFAPVSAVLVLGILWAVTALALRRAALTVPRGVALCVASMVTVVFLLGSPNTYKTFFWPAASVSHTLAPVLACAAVIPFLLAGSRRGRGIALGIAVVIGLCIGTLSEQTTIVVLVVLIAASALSFRTADRRRRRRLRAWFAVGIASTAAGALILVTSPGSRRRRGGVGAQKDTALIAPDSLAGAARGFGHIMIDTFSSWQYLGAIAAGVLLGLVMRSPGGTRPDAPRRPVLLVCAGAVTFLVAGYLSTLLAYPVFHSGVVESTRLWNDFLFLYVALLTGLGMLLGQSLQGVRPHRGALRWTAAVACAAVCVGLAPSLVDLGGRMRVRAHAWERQDVRLRARVAQGARVLPYAPTPIAKMTEPFGNGKRSWATGCVARYYHLTRVDYTPKVP from the coding sequence GTGGGAGCAGGAGAGGCGCCGGGGTACGCGAGAGCCCCCGAGGCCCGGGGGCCGCGTGCCGTGCCTTGGGCGTACGTCCTCTCGCTGTTCCCGCTGGGGCTCCTCGTGACGGCCGCGTACTTCGCCCGCTGGGTGCGTCCGAGCGGTGACGAGTGGTGCTTCCTGCCGGTCATCCGCGATCACGGACTCTCCGGGATGGTCGGGAAGTTCTACTTCGACAACAACGGCCGGGTCGTGAACGGCGTGCTGGTCTGGCTCTACGGAAGGTCCGGTGTGCCGGGGCAGCAGTGGTTCGCCCCGGTCAGTGCCGTACTCGTGCTGGGAATCCTGTGGGCCGTGACCGCGCTTGCCTTGCGCAGGGCGGCACTGACGGTGCCGCGCGGGGTCGCGCTGTGTGTGGCGTCCATGGTGACGGTGGTCTTCCTTCTGGGTTCCCCCAACACGTACAAGACGTTCTTCTGGCCCGCCGCATCCGTCTCGCACACGCTCGCACCGGTCCTCGCCTGCGCGGCGGTGATCCCCTTCCTCCTCGCGGGCTCGCGCCGGGGCAGGGGCATCGCGCTCGGCATCGCCGTGGTCATCGGCCTCTGCATCGGGACACTGTCGGAGCAGACCACCATCGTCGTGCTGGTGGTGCTGATCGCCGCGTCGGCACTGAGTTTCCGGACCGCGGACCGGCGGCGACGCCGACGGCTGCGGGCCTGGTTCGCCGTGGGCATCGCCTCGACTGCGGCCGGGGCGCTGATCCTGGTGACGTCCCCGGGATCGCGGCGCCGCAGGGGCGGGGTCGGCGCGCAGAAGGACACCGCGCTGATCGCTCCGGACTCGCTGGCCGGTGCCGCGCGAGGCTTCGGCCACATCATGATCGACACGTTCTCCTCCTGGCAGTACCTGGGGGCGATCGCGGCCGGTGTCCTGCTCGGCCTGGTGATGAGGAGCCCCGGCGGCACCCGGCCGGATGCGCCCCGCCGGCCGGTCCTGCTGGTGTGCGCCGGAGCGGTCACGTTCCTGGTCGCCGGCTACCTCTCGACGCTCCTCGCCTATCCCGTCTTCCACTCCGGAGTGGTGGAGTCCACCCGGCTCTGGAACGACTTCCTCTTCCTGTACGTCGCCCTGCTCACCGGTCTTGGCATGCTGCTGGGGCAGTCGCTCCAAGGGGTCCGGCCGCACCGCGGCGCCCTGCGATGGACCGCGGCGGTGGCATGCGCCGCCGTGTGCGTCGGGCTCGCTCCCTCGCTCGTCGACCTCGGCGGCCGGATGCGGGTGCGGGCGCACGCGTGGGAGCGTCAGGACGTCCGGCTGCGCGCCCGGGTGGCGCAGGGGGCACGGGTACTGCCCTACGCGCCCACGCCCATCGCCAAGATGACGGAGCCGTTCGGCAACGGGAAGCGGAGCTGGGCGACGGGGTGCGTGGCCCGCTACTACCACCTGACGCGTGTGGACTACACCCCGAAGGTGCCCTGA
- a CDS encoding FadR/GntR family transcriptional regulator, with translation MSGTRPGRQLLRQEVVDGIKRYILEERLRPGDPLPTEPALCEALGASRSSVREAVKILNALDIVEVRHGHGTYVGRLSLSALVESLTFRGLLSPDDDFQVMADLVDVRELFERGMADRIVTLLTPEQLDALEGLVTTMRETGAQEGHGFVDADRAFHALLVAPLGNELIGQLSMAFWDVYTIVAPHLDGFTHADETATVAAHQNIVDAARAKDTAGFMQALGEHYAPVRRRISEARARDGVKG, from the coding sequence ATGTCCGGAACGAGGCCCGGCCGGCAGCTGCTCCGGCAGGAAGTCGTCGACGGCATCAAGCGGTACATCCTCGAGGAACGGCTCCGCCCCGGGGACCCGCTGCCCACCGAGCCCGCCCTGTGCGAGGCGCTCGGCGCCAGCCGCTCCAGCGTCCGCGAGGCCGTCAAGATCCTGAACGCGCTGGACATCGTCGAGGTCCGCCACGGGCACGGCACGTACGTCGGCAGACTGAGCCTGTCGGCGCTGGTGGAGAGCCTCACCTTCCGCGGACTGCTCTCGCCCGACGACGACTTCCAGGTGATGGCCGACCTGGTCGACGTGCGCGAGCTCTTCGAGCGCGGGATGGCCGACCGGATCGTCACACTGCTCACTCCGGAGCAACTCGACGCGCTGGAGGGCCTGGTGACCACCATGCGCGAGACCGGGGCGCAGGAGGGGCACGGTTTCGTGGACGCGGACCGGGCGTTCCACGCACTGCTCGTCGCCCCGCTGGGCAACGAGCTGATCGGCCAGCTCTCGATGGCCTTCTGGGACGTGTACACGATCGTCGCACCGCATCTCGACGGATTCACGCACGCCGACGAGACGGCGACGGTCGCGGCCCACCAGAACATCGTGGACGCCGCGCGGGCCAAGGACACCGCAGGCTTCATGCAGGCGCTCGGCGAGCACTACGCCCCGGTCAGGCGCCGGATCTCCGAGGCGCGGGCCCGCGACGGCGTCAAGGGCTGA
- a CDS encoding ABC transporter substrate-binding protein: protein MPELRSAGVERRTFLRYTSAVGAAAAITASLAACGGPSSTADGSTGKGSGSDLIEAGLSYPLSTGFDPMITSGATPYAANMHIFEGLVDLDPTTLVARPALATGMPEKINATTYRATLRKGATFHDGSPVTAQDVVFSFERILDPENASLMAQFVPFIDTVRAVGADTVEFRLKYPFALFPSRIAVARIVPKKIVAPDPKAFDAKPVGSGPYRFVSATREDKIVFEAYDKYNGAHPAKAKKMIWRLMSDQSARVSAMESGRVQAIEDVPYIDVKRLSGTAKTESVQSFGLLFLMFNTADKRFADKRVRQALHYALDTEKIISTAMVGNAAAATGYVPATHPDYHKAATVYTHDVARAKHLLAQAGAENLSFTVLTTDTGWVKDIAPLLKESWEQAGVEVTLSIAQSPAQYAKVDKGEFDVLVAPGDPSVFGNDADLLLRWFYYGFWPESRYGWGGSAAYKKVRQTLDKAAQAGDDTKRKELWGQVTDLVADEAALYPILHRKLPTAWTEKALPGFRPLPTTGLSFLDVSRA from the coding sequence GTGCCCGAGCTGAGATCAGCCGGTGTCGAGCGCCGCACCTTCCTGCGTTACACCAGTGCCGTCGGTGCCGCGGCCGCCATCACGGCGAGTCTCGCCGCCTGTGGCGGACCGTCCTCGACCGCCGACGGATCGACCGGCAAGGGCAGCGGCAGCGATCTCATCGAGGCCGGCTTGTCCTACCCCCTGTCGACCGGCTTCGACCCGATGATCACCTCGGGCGCGACCCCGTACGCCGCCAACATGCACATCTTCGAGGGCCTGGTCGACCTCGACCCGACCACGCTCGTGGCACGCCCCGCGCTCGCCACCGGGATGCCGGAGAAGATCAACGCCACCACCTACCGGGCGACGCTGCGCAAGGGGGCGACCTTCCACGACGGATCGCCCGTCACCGCGCAGGACGTGGTGTTCAGTTTCGAGCGCATCCTGGACCCGGAGAACGCCTCGCTGATGGCGCAGTTCGTGCCCTTCATCGACACGGTCAGGGCCGTCGGCGCCGACACGGTCGAGTTCAGGCTCAAGTACCCCTTCGCGCTCTTCCCGTCCCGCATAGCCGTGGCCCGGATCGTCCCGAAGAAGATCGTGGCACCCGACCCCAAGGCCTTCGATGCCAAGCCGGTCGGCTCGGGGCCGTACAGGTTCGTCTCGGCCACCCGCGAGGACAAGATCGTCTTCGAGGCGTACGACAAGTACAACGGCGCCCACCCCGCCAAGGCCAAGAAGATGATCTGGCGCCTGATGTCCGACCAGTCGGCCCGCGTCAGCGCCATGGAGTCGGGCCGCGTCCAGGCGATCGAGGACGTCCCGTACATCGACGTCAAGCGGCTCTCGGGCACCGCGAAGACCGAGTCCGTCCAGTCCTTCGGACTGCTCTTCCTGATGTTCAACACCGCCGACAAGCGGTTCGCGGACAAGCGGGTGCGCCAGGCGCTGCACTACGCCCTGGACACCGAGAAGATCATCTCCACCGCGATGGTCGGCAACGCCGCCGCGGCGACCGGCTACGTGCCCGCGACCCACCCCGACTACCACAAGGCCGCCACCGTCTACACCCACGACGTCGCCAGGGCCAAGCACCTGCTCGCGCAGGCGGGCGCGGAGAACCTGTCCTTCACCGTCCTGACCACCGACACCGGCTGGGTCAAGGACATCGCCCCGCTGCTGAAGGAGAGCTGGGAGCAGGCGGGCGTCGAGGTCACCCTCAGCATCGCCCAGTCCCCGGCCCAGTACGCCAAGGTCGACAAGGGCGAATTCGACGTCCTCGTCGCCCCCGGCGACCCGTCGGTCTTCGGCAACGACGCCGACCTGCTCCTGCGCTGGTTCTACTACGGCTTCTGGCCCGAGAGCCGCTACGGCTGGGGCGGGTCCGCCGCGTACAAGAAGGTCAGGCAGACCCTCGACAAGGCCGCACAGGCCGGCGACGACACGAAGCGCAAGGAGCTGTGGGGCCAGGTCACCGACCTGGTCGCGGACGAGGCGGCGCTCTACCCGATCCTGCACCGCAAGCTCCCCACCGCCTGGACCGAGAAGGCACTGCCCGGCTTCAGGCCGCTGCCCACCACGGGCCTGTCCTTCCTGGACGTCAGCCGCGCCTGA